The DNA window GAATGTAAATTTATCTCAAAAGAACTGTGTGTTGGTTTTTGGTCATGGACATTTTTTAAGTTAACAATACATATGTGTTTAGAGACATTTGATATGATTGTGCAAGAAACATCTCCTGGATGCACTGGCATGCATCTTTAGTGATGTATCCTGGGGTCATTAGGCATTTTGGATCTTGCAACATCATACACGCAGCCGGGGGTGATCGCCACGGATCAGCCCTCTTAATTCACAGCCACCTTGTGGCTTTCCCTGCCGCTTCACTCACAGCCTGGATGGACCTCTTCTTCATTGCCCCAGCCACAAGGACTTTGGTCAAGGACTTTGCAGAGTGATCATCCTGCAAAGCCCTTACAACCCACTACTATGCGCTCATAGAGTGTCTCCCACCCCCTTCCCCTGCACTCCTGCACTAGTTCCTGGTACTTGTCGCGTTTCCTCTCATTGGCCTCCTCGATCCGCTCTTCCCAGGGCACTCTGAGTTCCAGCATGATCAGATGACTACCtggcaaataaaaaaacaaaaactaaaaatagacacacacactctctcacacacacacacacacacacacacacacacacacacacacacacacacacacacttgttatTAATTAAGATATTGAGGTGTAAAAATTTGTTCCATTTGGACCTCTACTTTCAGAATTTTTAGTCCTTAAAAActggacatgaaaaaaaaatcttgatgaTGTATTTGAAAACAAAGATGAGGCAGTTTATGTCAAGTAACAGAACAAAACTGGACTGTGTGTCCACAAACACTCATTGGGTAATTTTATGAAGTATTAACCTTGAAACTGTTAGTTAGATCCTTGGTGTTTGCTTTATCCTTGTTGTTAGggttatattgttgattgttatttatgcttagaaatatgtACTCAGAAATGCTTAGTCGAttataatcgattgcataatGATAGAGGTCTGATCCTTAACAGTCtgcaaagactctgtgtgctacccagagcactctggcatgcacacacatcttaaggtcatgagagaggtcgtaccttctcttactgatttatggtatagGAGGATACCTACTCTGTATCTGTTTAAGTacaagtgccttttgtttaggtGGAGACTCCttgcaccagctttggggagtcttcacagggtcacatcttgaccccacacacacccacacacacacacccacacacataccTATATGACACACAGAAAAGAtactctttgttcacatgtatgccTATGTAAAATGTCGTGGGTTAATGAAcgtatgcatattcatgtaacgaCAATAAGGAGCAGTgctacgagggagcagacgagagcaactggggtcaagcgaaggaacggcgctcgTCACTGTTCTCTCCTTTGTGCATAAGTAACACAAAGAACTTTGGTGACTTGCGTCTTGCTTTTGCTGTTGTAGTAGAATTGTCTTGTTCCAGCAGTGGGTCTTTGCCAGGCAGACCCATCACTTGTGTGgtgatatgtatttttttttctctgccaaaAAACAACTTATGTTGAACTTTGAACTGATAATAATTAAAGAAAGACATTTTCTACTGAAaatgaggaagaagaaaagactTCACAACTCACTGAGTTTAAACACATATTACCAGAGctatgaaaacaagaaaaacggCATACATGCAAGCTACATGCAATTACAGCCTATTTCATTTAATTGCTATATTAATTGTTATATTGCTGCTAATCAGTATTCTGTGTTTGCACAGATCTACAGTATGGATTTAACGTCGATTCCCAGACGCcttcaaaactggattatagatggcagacagttggcgTCATAGgccaccacctctgttcaaagatggtcgctcacagtgatttcagtgatcatgtgatttcctgaggtcagatggcccagagtgtgagtgggcgttaaggcgtcacagtggacataaatggcttctttgacctcaggaaatcacatgatagggtggggctaggtttcacaatgagttcacccgaaaccctggctgattgtgacccacacccgttttcacaccttggctcatgtgattagttAGAGGATCATgaggggtcctttgtccctcttttggggggaaactcccacagggcttaaatctgggactctccaccatttgactcttagaactgaagaagcttctcggatgagaggtgaaacgtcttcaagcaacttaaagaagtccagatgcttttctttccaagctccttagatcaagatatcacatatttgcaaaagtgctccgatgttttcagagacgtctgttccccaccagctcgatagctcgccgggagctcgagggtcactagGGCTGCCGAGAACGgcaaactcccggcacatcatctTCAGAGCaacgcggtctttcgctactctgGTTAAActtgatatataagtcacttagataacttgaaaatgttattgtttggctcttttcagtgttttatttgttcaggagtaaatcggtttggctggaTTAAAGtcattagattagattagataaattaaaactttattaatccctcgggtgggttcctccggggttttcacacagctgaataaacgtcaaacagaaaactgattaaacagaagtgtgagatggtcgggAATTTACGCAAtcgtcctgttatattttagatagcgaggagcagacggccgagttgaTTAAACTCCAGCGAGACAGCGctgacgcaaatctgaaggctagactgtCCGGCCTTTACGTCCGGCCTATtggaccttctgaggacccggcccacgtagaccacgAAGGCCAGGTCCTCAGGAGGATACAGCCCATGGTTTTGGACACGCCAATAGTGTCCTTGTTGAATTAACCACTATCCAGATTGATAtctgtttttgtgtgcacaATGAGCATTTTTGACTGTCTAGACTCTGAAAACTCCATAAGCTCTTACATTGCACTATAtcaacaaaacatacttttatgCTCGGGATAACCACTACATTATGctctttgttgttgctgtgtgacTCTCTCgtccacataaacacacaatgcCCTGAGAGAATTTCTTCAGATTTTAATTTGGACTGCAAAATTACCTTGAAATAAACTTtcaatttttgtgatttttgtgatCTCTTTCTTAATAGGCCTTAGTAGACTATTATTTCACAAATTTGCACAGAGATGTTGGTAAACTGCATCTTGGTGTTAATAGTTTTTAACCTGGTGCCTCTGAGCACTGTATTGACATCTTGTATACAGTATGTAAATATTTTACAGAATCCTTGGGTACAATGCAAGCTTAAGACATTTAATATCAATTCTTAGAAGTGCAGCTTTTTAGACAATCTGTGTATGTTTTACTTGACATCAAAGTTGTGATGAGCaacttcttttattttattttcttgttctaTTCgttttattgaccactttttaaTACAAAATTGGCATAAAATGCCAAGATAAAGTATGCAAGACTTGGTTGCCTCAAATAGCCTTTGGCAAGATTTATTCGGGATTTACCACTAGGCGTTACCAGAACACCtaatacttgttattaatctctgtttctctcccacagcatgttttccttctctcacccctcgcagcagatggccgcccctccctgaccctggttctgctggaagtttcttcctgttaaaagggagttcccccccccccccccccccactgtcgccaaagtgcttgctatagggggtcatatgattgttgggtttttctctgtatgtattattgtaggatctaccttacaatataaagccttgaggcgactgttgttgtgatttggtgctgtataaataaaattgaattgattgTTACACGTTAGTAGAGATACCAATGTGCACATGCACAACCTTAGGCCTGGTTTATGTAACCGTGGCTTATATTTGTAATATTAATACAGAAAATGTTCCATCTGTAAAACTCTGTTTTACAGTCCACACATTCAACTACTATTTCTAAAGGAACAGAAATAAAGAAGACATTTAGACTTTATGGTCTCTAGATATAAATGCAAAGGTGTTGCAGGTCCAGCATAGGGTACTTGATGAGTTTTTTTACGTTATTTTGTGGGTGTGCGCTGTGCATGGTGTGAGAAGGCTTTGGCAGGATGTGGTTTAAATTACTGTTTTCAGACTTCAAACAAAGTCATCTTTAAAACAGGATGATGATCGCACCAGTCTGCCTCATGATCAGTAAGAAAACTgactttttatttcatatttgtcaacaacagatctttgtttgtttttacatttatagcTTGCATGCAGTTTTTCTCATTTGCAATGAGTCAATTCTTAAATGATGGTTAAAGTTTTaaaagcagtttctgaaattctttaaaacactttgctACATGTGAACATCAGAAagcatatttgtttttttcttctgtaaatCATTTGAGAAATGAGCCGTGTTGGCTTAGAGCCAAAGGGTTAAAGGGTCTTGTGAGTggagtttgtgtctttgtttggaCTGTGTGAGTTCCTGGTAGTCTAACTTCCTCCCACGGTCCAAACACATGCCTGTTAGGTTAACTAGTTATTTTAATTGTTCACAGGTAAGGATGGTTGTCTGTGAACGTTTAGCTCTGTGATGGACTGATGACTTGAGTCCTCGGGTGGAATCTGTCTCTAAGCCCCTGTAAGCTGGGCAGATTCCTGATTTTGTGCGTTTTAtgattttgaatttgaattccTCTCGTACATGTTAATGCGACATCAGCTCTCATGGTTGTTATAACTCCCATCACTTCATACATGGTGGAATATTTACATGGATTAGTTTTCCCTGAAGCTAACATTAACCCTTCTTGAACATTCATGGTCAGAAGTTTCCATACACTCATCAGGGGAGTGAATGTTGAGGTAATTGTGGGCTTTTAATGGTTTCTTCAACTGTTcttacatctttaatgactttaaaaaactaaacaaaaaaaggttgAAATATTTGGTTAACATTTAACAAATATTAGTGACAgccaacaacaagctgcaggcaTAACTCTGATGGGAAGTTTGACCTCTCTTATTGGCAGAATGTTTTGTTTCTGGGTCTTTGACCCAGCTCTTTGAGGTTACTTTTTTAGGTTAACATATTTGTTGATGTTTGATTTTTTGCTTTGCTAAGACGTTTTAGGTTTGAGTTTTGGTTCTTCTAATGTCATTGAGTTTACAGCTTTCCCCACTCATGTCTATGTCTGCTCGGCTTCTGTGGTCTCGCTCCCCCTCCCTCTGTGTCTTGTCTCCCTTAGTTGTTCCCAGGTTTTCCTCCTTGTGTTTCATCCTTGTCTCATCTGTCCTTCATGTGCATCCATGTGTGTTCTCCACAGCCCATCATGTCTCTCGTCCTCTCCATCTTCTCTTTTTGTCTTGTTCCCATGTCTGTTTCCCCCTCTGTCCCAATCAAGCGCATGTGTCTTAGTCTGTGCCTTTGTATGTTACTTCTTAGATCTTCATTCAGATCTTTGGACTTTCCCATTTTTTGAGTATTGGTTAATCTGATGAACGCTGTGAAACAAGTGCTTTAGTGCTGACAGAAATAAAGTACCAGTTGTAGTTAATCATGATCAACCATGAAAAGCTGACTGTGTCACTTACTAAAAGATTTAAGTGTATGTATATTGAACCTGAAAGTATTCTTTTTATGTGCAGTGCAGATTTGAGAAAATcgaaaataaattcaaatttgtgcaaccaattacttttttttgaaATGGAATAAGGTTAAGATTAGAGATTAAAgtggaaataaaacatttcaaagaaatcattaatcTTGAGCCCCAAAGTGGtttctgagcttcctgctcTAAAAAGAAATACCCAAAATTAATTGATTATTTCTCCTCCAATACAAACGCTGTGCTTACAATtttggtatcaaaataaaattaagcagaaattcattaattttgcttaaaaatgctgtttttttaatacatttttgaaGAATTAACCACACATTTACATGGCAATGGCCCTTTTCTGCCATGCGCATGTAGCGTTTAATTGGCCTCTGGCCCTTTAAACTCTGAGGGGCTGTAACTTTGGTTTCTTTTGGTAAATTTGCATGATTGACACCTCTTTTTAATCGTTTGAGCCAATAGAATCACAGTAATGATTCCACGTTCCTGTCACTTCAACCAATCAGAACTTGCAAGGCCAAACTCAACGTGGCCCCAAAATTACTACATGTGACCTCCATCCAGTCACGTGTCTGTAGGTGGGTCTAAAATGTAGGTTGTTGACGGAAATGGCTCTGATGCCATTAGTTAGCCTTGGAAACTGCTGATAATCACGTGGCTAAGAGCTAACTGCGAAATCTGAACAGTAagccattttctgtgtttttgtggtctTCTTTTGCGGCtcgttcagtgaattttggtcagaGTGTTGTGAAACTTGGTGTTTGGAATCGTTGATATCTCTGGAAGATAACTCACCTTTCTTTAGCCGGTTACATAAAGTCTGGAGAATttcttgtttggttttgtttgtttagcggACATTTACGTAACTGTTGGTTTAATCATGACTTGTTTTCgttctgtttagtttttgtagaaatggtttatatgagaTTTTAACTGAGATTCAGAGGTTTTTGTGGATACCGCACATGTTCGGACTTATATTTCTGACACCGTGTTATAACTGATTAAACGTGAGCTCCTCCTTTTTACCCCTGGTAGCGGGCGTGGGGCTTAAAAGCCTAACATTACCATGTCGTTCTTGGCAATGTTGAGTTTGTGGAAACTTTTGTCCAAAACGGTCGCTGGTTTGAATCTGTGCAGTAGCAGAAAAGGTTTCAGCATCTATGTCATTGATCTTCTCACACTGCGTGTACTACATGTCAACTGATGTGTCTCGACCTGATGTTTTTGAACCTGCAGCTGCTACTCTGAGCATCCATCCAGGCAGGTCAGTCTTCTTCTATTATGAAACCGTGACTCTGAGCTGTGCAGTGCCAGGCAGCTTCAGCAGCTGGACAGTGAAGAGAAACACCTCCACAAGGTCTTCTGTTTCATGTGAAACCTGGGGCCAATTAAATGGATCATCCTGCACCATCAAAGGTGTCTACCCATCAGACAGTGGAGTGTACTGGTGTGAGTCTGACAGCGGGGAGTGCAGCAACACCATCAACATCACAGTGGCAAGTAAGCTTGCAATGACAGATAGTTtatattaaagaaaataaaattaacacatttttgcaactttgtaacTAAGGGCAAAACCAGAGTCAGAGACcacagtttctctctctgcattTCAGCTGGTGTCATCCTGCAGGGTCCTGCTGTTCCTCTGACTGAGGGAGACAGTGTGACACTAAACTGCTCCTATAAGGAAAAATATGCAAAGGAGTCTACGTCCAATTTCAGTACTGCATTCTACAGAAATGGtactttttttgaaaaaaagccTGAAGGAAGGTTGGGTCTTATCCATGTGTCCAAGGAGAACGAAGGCTTCTACAAGTGTGAACATCCCACAAAAGGAGAGTCACCAGTGGTTTGGCTGGAAGTGAgaggtgatgatgatggtaGATTTCATGAAGCTTTCGTCTGACAGCTTATAAATACTGTTGCATACATAAAGCAGTTTCAATTATAACTTGGTGATTAAATGGGATGTTTTTTGTATAAACCTGACCACAACTTATTAGCAAAACTTGTATCACCATAATGCACCAGTATGTCTACCCCTCTATGCTGCCTGGTGAAAGCCAGGTTTAAAGCTGTAAGTTTTAAAGAGTAAACTAAATCTTAACATTTCCGGGACATTGATTAACCTAAAGTTTTATATTCCTAAATCAAAAGTTAACCAagtagttttcagttttattctcGCTGTTTATCGTCActtctaagataagataagataaaactttattaatccctcgggtgggttcctctgggaaattctgtttccaaaagcacagcaccgacagaagttacagttacagaatattatatgtatacacacacacacacacacacacacacacacacacacacacacacacacacacatatatatataaatacagagacatatataaat is part of the Maylandia zebra isolate NMK-2024a linkage group LG3, Mzebra_GT3a, whole genome shotgun sequence genome and encodes:
- the LOC101474969 gene encoding Fc receptor-like protein 5, which translates into the protein MMIAPVCLMITATLSIHPGRSVFFYYETVTLSCAVPGSFSSWTVKRNTSTRSSVSCETWGQLNGSSCTIKGVYPSDSGVYWCESDSGECSNTINITVATGVILQGPAVPLTEGDSVTLNCSYKEKYAKESTSNFSTAFYRNGTFFEKKPEGRLGLIHVSKENEGFYKCEHPTKGESPVVWLEVRENNIPMTTPDPDPYPTPPIALPKLLSTILLFILYTCILILAVYTYRKWAQARAEAKRKWPDHL